In Microbacterium lushaniae, the following are encoded in one genomic region:
- the lepA gene encoding translation elongation factor 4, whose amino-acid sequence MSPRALKPLEPSATPPELIRNFCIIAHIDHGKSTLADRMLQITGVVADRDMRAQYLDRMDIERERGITIKSQAVRMPWASAAETYALNMIDTPGHVDFTYEVSRSLAACEGAILLVDAAQGIEAQTLANLYLALENDLHIIPVLNKIDLPAADPEKFAAELAGLIGGRPEDVLRVSGKTGQGVEELLDRIVEEIPAPRGDADAPARAMIFDSVYDAYRGVVTYVRMIDGALEPRERIQMMSTKATHELLEIGVSSPEPVPSRGLGVGEVGYLITGVKDVRLSKVGDTITTARKPATQALPGYTDPKPMVFSGIYPIDGSDYGDLREALDKLKLSDASLHYEPETSVALGFGFRCGFLGLLHLEIITERLSREFDLDLITTAPSVTYEVTTDTGETISVTNPSEYPDGRVAEVSEPIVKVGILLPKDYVGTVMELCQSRRGSLLGMDYLSEDRVELRYIMPLGEIVFDFFDHLKSRTQGYASLDYEPAGQQTADLVKVDILLQGEAVDAFSSIVHREKAYAYGTMMTERLRKLIPRQQFEVPIQAAIGARIIARENIRAIRKDVLAKCYGGDITRKRKLLEKQKEGKKRMKMVGRVEVPQEAFIAALSGDVEGKQK is encoded by the coding sequence ATGTCACCCCGTGCCCTGAAGCCTCTCGAGCCGTCTGCGACCCCTCCCGAGCTGATCCGCAACTTCTGCATCATCGCCCACATCGACCACGGCAAGTCGACGCTGGCCGATCGGATGCTGCAGATCACCGGCGTCGTCGCCGACCGCGACATGCGCGCCCAGTACCTGGACCGCATGGACATCGAGCGCGAGCGCGGCATCACGATCAAGAGTCAGGCCGTGCGCATGCCGTGGGCCTCCGCCGCCGAGACGTACGCGCTGAACATGATCGACACCCCGGGTCACGTCGACTTCACCTACGAGGTGAGCCGGTCGCTGGCCGCCTGCGAGGGCGCGATCCTGCTCGTCGACGCCGCGCAGGGCATCGAGGCGCAGACCCTGGCGAACCTGTATTTGGCGCTGGAGAACGATCTGCACATCATCCCGGTGCTGAACAAGATCGACCTCCCCGCCGCCGACCCGGAGAAGTTCGCCGCCGAACTGGCCGGCCTCATCGGCGGCCGCCCGGAGGACGTGCTGCGGGTCAGTGGCAAGACGGGCCAGGGCGTGGAAGAACTGCTGGACCGGATCGTCGAGGAGATCCCCGCGCCCCGCGGTGACGCCGACGCGCCCGCGCGCGCCATGATCTTCGACTCGGTGTACGACGCCTACCGCGGTGTCGTCACCTACGTGCGCATGATCGACGGCGCACTGGAACCGCGCGAGCGCATCCAGATGATGTCGACGAAGGCCACCCACGAGCTGCTCGAGATCGGGGTCTCCAGCCCGGAGCCGGTGCCCTCGCGCGGGCTCGGCGTCGGCGAGGTCGGGTATCTCATCACGGGCGTGAAGGACGTGCGCCTGTCGAAGGTCGGCGACACGATCACGACGGCGCGCAAGCCCGCCACCCAGGCTCTGCCGGGCTACACCGACCCCAAGCCGATGGTGTTCTCCGGGATCTACCCGATCGACGGCAGCGACTACGGCGACCTCCGCGAGGCGCTGGACAAGCTGAAGCTGTCGGATGCGTCGCTCCACTACGAACCGGAGACCTCGGTCGCGCTCGGCTTCGGGTTCCGCTGCGGCTTCCTGGGTCTCCTGCACCTGGAGATCATCACCGAGCGGCTGTCCCGTGAGTTCGATCTCGACCTCATCACCACCGCACCGTCGGTGACGTACGAGGTCACCACCGACACCGGCGAGACGATCTCGGTGACCAACCCCAGCGAGTATCCGGATGGGCGCGTCGCAGAGGTGTCCGAGCCCATCGTGAAGGTCGGCATCCTCCTGCCCAAGGACTACGTGGGCACCGTGATGGAGCTGTGCCAGTCGCGTCGCGGCTCGCTGCTCGGCATGGACTACCTCAGCGAGGACCGCGTGGAACTGCGGTACATCATGCCGCTCGGCGAGATCGTCTTCGATTTCTTCGACCACCTGAAGAGCCGGACGCAGGGATACGCCAGTCTCGACTACGAACCGGCCGGCCAGCAGACGGCCGACCTCGTGAAGGTCGACATCCTGCTGCAGGGCGAAGCGGTCGACGCGTTCTCCTCGATCGTGCACCGTGAGAAGGCCTACGCGTACGGCACGATGATGACCGAGCGCCTGCGCAAACTCATTCCGCGGCAGCAGTTCGAGGTCCCCATCCAGGCGGCCATCGGTGCGCGGATCATCGCCCGCGAGAACATCCGCGCCATCCGCAAGGACGTGCTGGCCAAGTGTTACGGCGGCGACATCACCCGCAAGCGCAAGCTCCTCGAGAAGCAGAAGGAGGGCAAGAAGCGCATGAAGATGGTCGGCCGCGTCGAGGTGCCCCAGGAGGCGTTCATCGCCGCGCTCTCCGGCGACGTCGAGGGCAAGCAGAAGTAG
- the holA gene encoding DNA polymerase III subunit delta → MASTSRRSAPAKARSAIPQVSWRDPQPAPIVLVSGPEEICAERATAGIREYLKAEDPSLEVTDLRADDYAPGTLLAVTSPSLFGEPRLVRVSGVERCSDAFLAEAVGYLAQPQEGATVILRHTGASVRGKKLLDAIRAGEGGGIEIACPAIKRDSDRYDFAAGEFSAARKRIAPTALRALVSAFADDLTELGSACQQLIADVPGDIDDRIVERYYGGRVETSAFTVADFAIAGRYGDALLALRHALASGSDPVPLVAAVASKLRTMARVAGSREPSRALAARLGMKDWQVDRARRDLVGWSQVTLGMAIHATARADAEVKGASRDPVFALERMITVIATRAPFAA, encoded by the coding sequence ATGGCCTCGACATCCCGGCGCAGCGCGCCCGCCAAGGCGCGCTCGGCGATCCCGCAGGTGTCGTGGCGCGATCCGCAGCCCGCGCCGATCGTGCTGGTCTCGGGGCCGGAGGAGATCTGCGCCGAGCGGGCCACCGCCGGCATCCGGGAGTACCTGAAGGCCGAGGATCCCAGCCTCGAGGTCACCGATCTGCGCGCGGATGATTACGCACCCGGAACCCTCCTCGCCGTCACATCGCCCTCGCTGTTCGGCGAGCCTCGTCTGGTCCGCGTATCGGGTGTGGAACGGTGCTCCGACGCGTTCCTCGCCGAAGCCGTGGGCTACCTCGCCCAGCCGCAGGAGGGTGCCACCGTCATCCTGCGGCACACGGGAGCGAGCGTGCGCGGCAAGAAGCTCCTCGACGCCATCCGCGCCGGCGAGGGCGGGGGCATCGAGATCGCCTGCCCGGCGATCAAACGGGATTCGGACCGCTACGACTTCGCGGCGGGGGAGTTCTCCGCCGCGCGCAAGCGGATCGCGCCGACGGCGCTGCGTGCGCTGGTGTCGGCCTTCGCCGACGACCTCACCGAGCTGGGCTCTGCGTGCCAGCAGCTCATCGCCGATGTGCCCGGCGATATCGATGACCGGATCGTCGAGCGGTACTACGGCGGGCGCGTGGAGACCTCCGCGTTCACCGTCGCCGATTTCGCGATCGCCGGACGATACGGGGATGCGCTGCTGGCGCTGCGCCACGCGCTCGCATCGGGCTCGGACCCCGTGCCCCTCGTCGCGGCCGTGGCATCCAAGCTTCGCACCATGGCCCGCGTGGCCGGGAGCCGCGAACCCTCCCGGGCGCTTGCCGCGCGCCTGGGCATGAAGGACTGGCAGGTCGATCGCGCCCGCCGCGACCTCGTCGGATGGTCGCAGGTGACCCTGGGCATGGCGATCCACGCCACCGCGCGGGCGGATGCCGAGGTCAAGGGCGCCTCGCGCGACCCCGTGTTCGCGCTGGAGCGGATGATCACCGTGATCGCCACCCGGGCGCCGTTCGCGGCCTGA
- the hemW gene encoding radical SAM family heme chaperone HemW: MGAALPLGDPAPADGALPLDVRTDAGVDFGVYLHVPFCRVRCGYCDFNTYTSSELRGARQDQYADTLLREIELSVGVMAAAGPLRAASTVFLGGGTPTLLPAGDLARMLDGVRDAYGLVPGAEVTVEANPDTVTDAVAAELAAAGVTRMSIGMQSARPHVLAALDRTHDPANVRTAVAAARAAGLDVSVDLIYGTPGESLEDWRASLEEAISLGPDHLSAYALIVEDGTKLARQIRRGELAEPDDDLEADMYELADDMLGAAGLQWYEVSNWARGPEHRSRHNLAYWRGADWWGYGPGAHSHVAGLRWWNVRHPAAYAARLAQGASPAAGRERPDAASRRLEEVLLRSRIREGYPVAELLAEGRHAVAGLVADGLVEGADAVRGHIVLTRRGRLLADAVVRTLTQ, translated from the coding sequence ATGGGCGCTGCCCTTCCTCTCGGCGACCCGGCACCGGCCGACGGCGCGCTCCCACTCGACGTGCGCACCGATGCCGGCGTCGACTTCGGCGTATACCTGCACGTGCCCTTCTGCCGCGTGCGGTGCGGGTACTGCGACTTCAACACGTACACCTCCTCCGAGTTGCGAGGCGCGCGTCAGGACCAGTACGCCGACACGCTGCTGCGTGAAATCGAACTGTCGGTCGGCGTGATGGCGGCGGCCGGCCCGCTGCGGGCCGCATCCACCGTCTTCCTCGGCGGCGGCACGCCCACCCTCCTGCCCGCGGGCGACCTCGCGCGGATGCTCGACGGCGTGCGCGATGCGTACGGCCTCGTTCCCGGGGCCGAGGTGACGGTGGAGGCCAACCCCGACACCGTGACGGATGCGGTGGCCGCCGAACTGGCCGCGGCCGGGGTGACCCGCATGTCGATCGGAATGCAGTCCGCCCGCCCGCACGTGCTGGCGGCACTTGACCGCACGCACGACCCCGCCAACGTGCGCACCGCGGTCGCCGCCGCGCGTGCGGCCGGCCTGGATGTGAGCGTCGATCTCATCTACGGCACACCGGGGGAGTCGCTGGAGGACTGGCGCGCCTCGCTCGAGGAGGCGATCTCGCTCGGACCCGATCACCTGTCGGCGTACGCGCTCATCGTGGAGGACGGGACGAAGCTGGCCCGCCAGATCCGCCGCGGAGAGCTGGCCGAACCCGACGACGACCTCGAAGCCGACATGTACGAGCTCGCCGACGACATGCTCGGCGCCGCCGGACTGCAGTGGTACGAGGTCTCCAACTGGGCGCGTGGGCCCGAGCACCGCTCCCGTCACAACCTCGCTTACTGGCGCGGCGCCGACTGGTGGGGCTACGGCCCCGGCGCGCACAGTCACGTCGCGGGGCTGCGGTGGTGGAACGTGCGTCACCCCGCCGCTTACGCCGCGCGGCTCGCGCAGGGCGCCTCGCCGGCGGCGGGGCGGGAACGGCCGGATGCGGCATCCCGGCGTCTGGAGGAGGTCCTGCTGCGCTCGCGCATCCGCGAGGGCTACCCCGTCGCGGAGCTGCTCGCGGAGGGGCGGCACGCGGTGGCAGGGCTCGTGGCGGACGGCCTCGTCGAGGGAGCGGACGCGGTGCGCGGCCACATCGTGCTCACGCGGCGCGGGCGGCTGCTGGCCGACGCGGTCGTCCGCACCCTCACGCAGTGA
- a CDS encoding DUF1990 family protein, whose amino-acid sequence MRRGTFRDETVDYAAVGATQAPDLLQYPPERSIPAEESWRIGSGEERFTTASEALLSWAAQREGGLTITDVRPAPGPMYSGVGYDAEGNPIAPSRLESEQRFDAEGMPFVAPGTTVRLHGRVRRLRADAELRVISVVEEPRRVGFILGTVGNSVVSGEEFFLLEWRDNDEVWFTVRAFDAPAALIYRLYPRLIRHRRRDLFQRYLRAISPLYATSS is encoded by the coding sequence ATGCGCCGCGGGACTTTTCGAGATGAGACGGTGGACTATGCCGCCGTGGGGGCCACGCAGGCGCCCGACCTCCTCCAGTACCCGCCGGAGCGCTCGATCCCCGCGGAGGAGAGCTGGCGGATCGGCAGCGGCGAAGAGCGCTTCACCACCGCGAGCGAGGCCCTGCTGTCGTGGGCTGCACAGCGGGAAGGCGGCCTGACCATCACCGATGTGCGCCCAGCTCCCGGCCCGATGTACTCGGGTGTCGGATACGACGCCGAGGGCAACCCGATCGCACCCAGTCGCCTTGAGTCCGAGCAGCGGTTCGACGCGGAGGGCATGCCGTTCGTGGCCCCGGGGACGACCGTCCGCCTGCACGGACGCGTGCGCCGTCTGCGCGCCGACGCCGAACTCCGCGTGATCTCGGTCGTCGAGGAGCCCCGCCGCGTCGGGTTCATCCTCGGAACCGTGGGGAATTCGGTCGTCAGCGGGGAGGAGTTCTTCCTGCTGGAGTGGCGTGACAACGACGAGGTGTGGTTCACCGTGCGCGCCTTCGACGCACCCGCCGCGCTGATCTACCGCCTGTATCCCCGGCTCATCCGCCACCGCCGGCGCGACCTCTTCCAGCGTTATCTGCGCGCGATCTCGCCGCTGTACGCCACGTCGTCCTGA
- a CDS encoding ComEC/Rec2 family competence protein, whose protein sequence is MNARRGVRVVPLAATAWAAAVFAVLAPPWAGSVAVILCAGAATVVTGMLVTTRARAGWGVVAVCLAVGGAVCAHVGIVQPARAEARSVAEPGRAVDVEATVTGRLDPSSSGDVWFDATARTIRAGAEAVSGAATVRLGVPAADAASLAGVDLGARIRVRGVPLPPEAGEREVAVIRASAPVEVVDPPAGIWAPLAQLRRGLADAAARLPPPGAALIPGLALGDTAAVDATLEESMRSAALTHLTAVSGANCAIVVGLAFGVAALCGARRGARVAAGLGALGVFVLLVTPEPSVVRAGAMASIAMLAVALGRAGSGLAVLSVAVAALLMIDPWLALTWGFALSVVATASLLVLAGPLAAVLGRWMPRMLALAISVPLAAQLACGPLLIVLDPHVAILGVPANMLAGPAAPLATVAGLLACVAAPLPLVQDGLVAIAWLPAAWIAGIADTVAALPAQRLPWPEGVPGAVALAVVCSALIAALLVPPGTKGRRILRGASVAVVTATLGWGAGQAALVGVAAPWTVPAAWQIAMCDVGQGDAVLVRSESSVALIDTGPDPALLRQCLDRFGIARLDLLVLTHFDADHAGGVEAVIGRVARVWHGPPDTDGARTLARLEAGGAARRQVLTGDAIPLGTAAVRVLWPAASVHEAGNDASIAIEVRDGGVPPILLLGDLSAEPQARMRASASSRDYAVVKVAHHGSADQDPALYDAVDAELALIPVGRDNDYGHPRDSLLSVLRAGGTRVARTDVDGTVAVWQEDGGLRLWRERSVADGH, encoded by the coding sequence GTGAACGCTCGGCGCGGGGTGCGCGTGGTGCCGCTGGCAGCGACGGCGTGGGCGGCCGCGGTGTTCGCGGTCCTCGCCCCGCCGTGGGCGGGCTCGGTGGCGGTCATCCTGTGCGCCGGCGCGGCGACGGTGGTCACCGGGATGCTCGTGACCACCCGGGCGCGCGCAGGATGGGGCGTGGTGGCGGTGTGCCTTGCCGTCGGTGGTGCGGTGTGCGCGCACGTCGGCATCGTGCAGCCCGCGCGAGCGGAGGCGCGCTCGGTCGCGGAGCCGGGGCGCGCGGTCGACGTGGAGGCCACCGTGACGGGCCGGCTCGACCCTTCCTCGTCCGGGGATGTGTGGTTCGACGCGACCGCCCGCACCATCCGCGCCGGCGCCGAGGCGGTCTCCGGTGCGGCCACGGTGCGCCTGGGGGTGCCGGCGGCGGATGCGGCGTCGCTCGCGGGCGTCGACCTCGGGGCGCGCATCCGTGTTCGGGGCGTCCCGCTTCCTCCCGAAGCCGGGGAGCGGGAGGTCGCCGTCATCCGTGCGTCCGCACCCGTGGAGGTGGTGGACCCGCCCGCGGGGATCTGGGCGCCGCTCGCACAGCTGCGCCGCGGCCTGGCGGATGCGGCTGCACGTCTTCCGCCGCCCGGGGCGGCACTGATCCCCGGTCTGGCCCTCGGCGACACCGCGGCGGTGGACGCCACGCTGGAGGAGTCGATGCGCAGCGCCGCGCTGACGCATCTGACCGCCGTCTCCGGCGCCAACTGCGCGATCGTGGTCGGGCTGGCGTTCGGCGTCGCGGCACTGTGCGGGGCTCGCCGCGGGGCGCGCGTTGCCGCGGGCCTCGGCGCGCTCGGCGTGTTCGTTCTGCTCGTGACCCCCGAACCCAGTGTCGTGCGCGCGGGTGCGATGGCCTCGATCGCGATGCTCGCGGTGGCACTGGGGCGTGCCGGCTCGGGCCTGGCGGTCCTGAGCGTCGCTGTCGCGGCGCTGCTGATGATCGATCCGTGGCTCGCTCTCACATGGGGCTTCGCCCTCTCGGTGGTCGCAACCGCCTCGCTGCTCGTGCTCGCCGGTCCCCTCGCCGCAGTCCTGGGTCGGTGGATGCCGCGGATGCTTGCGCTGGCCATCTCCGTTCCGCTCGCGGCGCAGCTGGCATGCGGGCCTCTCCTCATCGTGCTCGATCCGCACGTGGCGATCCTGGGCGTCCCGGCGAACATGCTCGCCGGACCCGCTGCGCCACTGGCGACGGTCGCCGGGCTCCTGGCGTGCGTGGCGGCGCCCCTGCCCCTGGTGCAGGACGGCCTGGTGGCCATCGCCTGGCTTCCGGCTGCGTGGATCGCCGGTATCGCCGACACGGTCGCCGCGCTGCCGGCCCAGCGACTGCCCTGGCCCGAGGGGGTACCGGGAGCCGTGGCGCTGGCTGTCGTGTGCAGCGCCCTGATCGCGGCTCTCCTGGTGCCTCCGGGCACGAAGGGCCGACGCATCCTGCGCGGCGCGAGCGTCGCGGTCGTCACAGCGACGCTCGGTTGGGGTGCGGGGCAGGCGGCGCTGGTGGGCGTCGCCGCGCCGTGGACCGTTCCGGCCGCATGGCAGATCGCGATGTGCGACGTGGGCCAGGGGGATGCCGTGCTGGTGCGCTCGGAGTCCTCCGTCGCGCTGATCGACACCGGGCCCGATCCCGCCCTCCTCCGGCAGTGCCTGGACCGATTCGGCATCGCGCGTCTCGACCTGCTCGTCCTCACGCACTTCGACGCCGACCACGCCGGGGGAGTGGAGGCGGTGATCGGCCGGGTCGCCCGCGTGTGGCACGGCCCGCCCGACACCGACGGGGCCCGCACGCTGGCCCGGCTGGAGGCGGGCGGAGCCGCGCGCCGGCAGGTGCTCACCGGCGACGCCATACCGCTGGGCACCGCCGCCGTGCGCGTCCTGTGGCCCGCGGCATCCGTGCACGAGGCCGGGAACGACGCGAGCATCGCCATCGAGGTGCGCGACGGCGGCGTGCCGCCGATCCTGCTGCTCGGCGACCTCTCGGCCGAACCGCAGGCCCGCATGCGGGCGAGTGCATCATCGCGGGACTACGCCGTGGTCAAGGTCGCCCACCATGGCAGCGCCGACCAGGATCCCGCTCTCTACGACGCGGTCGATGCCGAACTCGCGCTCATCCCGGTCGGACGGGACAACGACTACGGACATCCTCGGGACAGTCTCCTCTCAGTGCTGCGTGCCGGTGGCACGCGCGTGGCCCGCACCGATGTGGATGGAACCGTGGCGGTGTGGCAGGAGGACGGTGGGCTCCGGCTGTGGCGGGAGCGGAGCGTCGCAGACGGTCATTAG
- a CDS encoding winged helix-turn-helix transcriptional regulator, with product MPIKHTYAEHGDACRAANALDVVGDRWSLVIAREVVLGPKRFADLLASVRGITPSVLSERLRTLQAAGVVEPVVLSDLGRTRAYQATPWGRGLESVLESLGRWYSAGPSPETAGGMTPDGVALAMRTMAPPGWSSGPALALTLHDGRLSDPPSFPYTVDSDDGRLTVTPGLPAAARTSIRADATAWSEVLFGTTSLAAAEHDGGVVVGGDRSEAARLVKAFRTPAA from the coding sequence GTGCCGATCAAGCACACCTACGCCGAGCACGGCGATGCCTGCCGCGCGGCGAACGCGCTGGACGTCGTGGGCGATCGGTGGTCGCTCGTCATCGCGCGCGAGGTGGTCCTCGGCCCCAAGCGCTTCGCCGACCTGCTCGCCTCGGTGCGGGGCATCACCCCGAGCGTGCTGAGCGAGCGCCTGCGGACACTGCAGGCCGCCGGGGTCGTCGAACCGGTCGTGCTGAGCGACCTCGGTCGCACGCGCGCCTACCAGGCCACGCCGTGGGGGCGCGGGCTCGAGTCGGTCTTGGAGTCGCTCGGCCGATGGTACTCCGCCGGCCCCTCCCCCGAGACCGCCGGCGGGATGACCCCGGACGGCGTGGCGCTGGCGATGCGCACCATGGCACCACCCGGATGGTCGAGCGGCCCCGCCCTCGCCCTCACACTGCACGACGGACGGCTCTCCGATCCGCCCTCGTTCCCCTACACGGTCGATTCCGACGACGGGCGACTCACGGTGACGCCGGGACTCCCCGCGGCAGCGCGCACCAGCATCCGCGCCGACGCGACCGCGTGGAGCGAGGTGCTCTTCGGCACGACGTCGCTTGCCGCCGCCGAGCACGACGGCGGCGTCGTCGTCGGGGGCGACCGGAGCGAGGCGGCTCGCCTGGTCAAGGCGTTCCGGACGCCCGCGGCGTGA
- the rpsT gene encoding 30S ribosomal protein S20: MANIKSQIKRNKTNEKARARNKAVKSELRTEVRRTREAIAAGDKAAAQKALVTATKKLDKAVSKGVIHENQAANRKSAIAKKVAAL, encoded by the coding sequence GTGGCGAATATCAAGTCGCAGATCAAGCGCAACAAGACCAACGAGAAGGCGCGTGCGCGCAACAAGGCCGTCAAGAGCGAGCTGAGGACCGAAGTGCGTCGTACGCGCGAGGCCATCGCCGCCGGCGACAAGGCCGCCGCGCAGAAGGCACTGGTCACGGCGACCAAGAAGCTCGACAAGGCCGTGAGCAAGGGCGTCATCCACGAGAACCAGGCGGCGAACCGCAAGTCGGCCATCGCCAAGAAGGTCGCAGCCCTCTAA
- a CDS encoding peptidase M23 has protein sequence MTSIVSTVCVVLIAGVAVLVGTAVQAFEDAAQGLGEIGGDFTAVPLTVAPPPAYDAEQLGNAATIMAAGADMGLSLRDQAIAVMTAMGESSLRNIDYGDWETSGVTNPDGSRTTSIGLFQQQDGWGTREQRLDARTAATLFYAAMLEKVPEPERLQTEPTLIAHRTQINRDPQHYGRYWPIAVRVVEELSGEQIPGVAAP, from the coding sequence GTGACCTCGATCGTCAGCACGGTCTGCGTCGTGCTGATCGCCGGCGTCGCCGTCCTGGTCGGCACAGCCGTCCAGGCGTTCGAGGACGCCGCGCAGGGCCTGGGCGAGATCGGCGGCGACTTCACCGCCGTACCGCTCACGGTGGCACCGCCCCCGGCGTACGACGCCGAGCAACTCGGCAATGCGGCGACCATCATGGCCGCGGGCGCCGATATGGGCCTGTCACTGCGCGACCAGGCCATCGCCGTCATGACCGCGATGGGTGAGTCGTCACTGCGCAACATCGACTACGGCGATTGGGAGACGAGCGGCGTCACCAACCCCGACGGATCGCGCACGACGTCGATCGGACTGTTCCAGCAGCAGGACGGCTGGGGGACCCGCGAACAGCGCCTCGATGCCCGCACCGCCGCGACCCTCTTCTATGCCGCCATGCTCGAGAAAGTCCCCGAGCCGGAGCGCCTGCAGACGGAACCGACCCTCATCGCCCACCGCACGCAGATCAACCGCGACCCTCAGCACTATGGGAGGTATTGGCCCATTGCCGTCCGCGTCGTGGAGGAGCTCTCCGGAGAGCAGATCCCCGGCGTCGCCGCCCCCTGA
- a CDS encoding alpha/beta fold hydrolase, whose protein sequence is MTVQVVLVHGIRTSATMWRAQVAYLRERGIPVTAVDLPGHGSRLGETFSLEGAFAAIDSAVRAAAEHGPVLLVGHSMGGLLTIEYAGAADAPPVAGLVAASCTAIPRGVGLAAYRMIARGFDALPGRGIKITKYMLGKTLPAETRDDFGAGGYAFDAQDAAMASLSVLDLLTALRRIRVPVWFVNGQYDQLRINERLFRKVAPDAELIVVPRTTHLVSAMRPEVFNAVLNLAITTIEQD, encoded by the coding sequence ATGACGGTCCAGGTGGTGCTCGTGCACGGCATCCGGACGTCGGCCACCATGTGGCGCGCGCAGGTGGCGTACCTCCGAGAACGCGGCATCCCTGTGACCGCCGTCGACCTGCCCGGGCACGGATCGCGCCTCGGCGAGACGTTCAGCCTCGAGGGCGCCTTCGCCGCCATCGACTCCGCCGTCCGTGCCGCTGCCGAGCACGGGCCCGTCCTGCTGGTCGGGCACTCGATGGGCGGGCTCCTGACGATCGAGTACGCCGGGGCGGCCGATGCGCCGCCGGTCGCCGGTCTCGTCGCCGCATCCTGCACCGCCATCCCACGTGGCGTGGGGCTCGCCGCCTACCGGATGATCGCGCGGGGCTTCGACGCGCTGCCGGGCCGCGGCATCAAGATCACGAAGTACATGCTGGGCAAGACGCTCCCCGCCGAGACGCGGGACGACTTCGGCGCCGGCGGCTACGCGTTCGACGCCCAGGACGCCGCGATGGCGAGCCTGTCGGTGCTGGATCTGCTGACGGCGCTCCGACGCATCCGCGTGCCCGTGTGGTTCGTCAACGGTCAGTACGACCAGCTCCGGATCAACGAGCGGCTGTTCCGCAAGGTCGCCCCCGACGCCGAACTGATCGTCGTCCCGCGCACCACACACCTGGTCTCCGCGATGCGCCCGGAGGTCTTCAACGCGGTGCTGAACCTCGCGATCACGACCATCGAGCAAGACTGA
- a CDS encoding ComEA family DNA-binding protein yields MESGHERGRARRRLGAGAAIVLVLAVFAVTVGIGIVRGASGAAETVPLASEPPSSPSASAVVYVHVAGAVGAPGLYALQPDARAVDAIAAAGGFAPDADRGAVNLARAVQDGEQIVVPVAGAMPDPAAASPVDPMVDLNTADAAALEELPGIGPALADRILTWREENGRFASVEDLLAVPGIGEKLLAGLREQVRV; encoded by the coding sequence GTGGAGTCGGGACATGAGCGAGGCCGGGCCCGCCGGCGGCTGGGCGCGGGAGCAGCCATCGTCCTGGTGCTGGCGGTGTTCGCCGTGACCGTCGGCATCGGCATCGTCCGGGGCGCGTCGGGCGCCGCCGAGACCGTGCCGCTCGCCTCCGAGCCCCCGTCCTCGCCGTCTGCCTCGGCCGTCGTCTACGTCCATGTCGCCGGGGCGGTCGGCGCACCCGGGCTGTACGCCCTGCAGCCGGACGCGCGGGCCGTCGACGCGATCGCCGCTGCCGGCGGCTTCGCGCCCGACGCCGACCGCGGTGCCGTCAACCTCGCGCGGGCCGTGCAGGACGGCGAGCAGATCGTCGTGCCCGTCGCGGGTGCGATGCCGGACCCGGCCGCGGCGTCACCGGTGGATCCGATGGTCGACCTCAACACCGCGGATGCGGCGGCGCTGGAGGAGCTCCCCGGTATCGGGCCGGCGTTGGCCGACCGCATCCTCACCTGGCGTGAGGAGAACGGGCGATTCGCGAGCGTCGAGGACCTTCTGGCCGTGCCCGGGATCGGCGAGAAGCTCCTCGCGGGCCTGCGTGAGCAGGTGCGGGTGTGA
- a CDS encoding DUF899 family protein translates to MDTHRTPLPPIVDGEEWDRRRAVLLAREKAHTREGDAIAAERRRLPMTEIDPVALIGPNGATSLLDIFDGRDELVVYKHMWFDGQPFEEQCEGCTISIWDFQDAVYLREAGVSFAVFTEGPYEEVAPFREFMGYTHPWYSTRGITDPAIAGGGGISSYLRVGGRVFLTYETYGRGVETIMSSLHLLDLTPYGRREAWEDSPEGWPQIAPYSFWRRDGRPTAQWTRPGATAVHSHEHAHVHQ, encoded by the coding sequence ATGGACACTCACCGCACACCGCTGCCACCGATCGTCGACGGCGAGGAGTGGGACCGCCGACGCGCCGTCCTGCTCGCGCGCGAGAAGGCGCACACTCGCGAGGGCGATGCGATCGCCGCGGAGCGCCGAAGGCTCCCCATGACGGAGATCGACCCCGTGGCCCTGATCGGGCCGAACGGCGCGACCTCGCTCCTGGACATCTTCGACGGCCGCGACGAACTCGTCGTCTACAAGCACATGTGGTTCGACGGGCAGCCGTTCGAAGAGCAGTGCGAGGGCTGCACGATCAGCATCTGGGACTTCCAGGATGCGGTCTACCTCCGCGAGGCCGGCGTCTCCTTCGCCGTCTTCACGGAGGGCCCCTACGAAGAGGTCGCGCCGTTCCGCGAGTTCATGGGCTACACGCATCCGTGGTACTCCACTCGCGGCATCACCGATCCCGCGATCGCGGGGGGTGGTGGCATCTCGAGCTACCTGCGCGTCGGTGGCCGCGTCTTCCTCACGTACGAGACGTACGGCCGCGGGGTCGAGACGATCATGAGCTCGCTGCACCTGCTCGACCTGACGCCCTACGGACGCCGTGAGGCGTGGGAGGACTCGCCCGAGGGCTGGCCTCAGATCGCGCCGTACTCGTTCTGGCGCAGAGACGGCCGTCCGACGGCGCAGTGGACGCGGCCGGGAGCGACCGCCGTGCACAGTCACGAGCACGCGCACGTTCATCAGTGA